The following is a genomic window from Chanos chanos chromosome 1, fChaCha1.1, whole genome shotgun sequence.
ctTTTGAGTCATACTGTTCTAGGCTTTCGTCAGTGGTGTTGTTGTTAGCATTGTTGTATTGGCTGATGTAGTGTTTGTTGATGCTTTGTTTGTTAGGGTTGCTGCATTCTTCCTCTTGTCCACTGTAGCGACATGACCACTGACCCAGCTGACTTCTGGGTCCACACAGATCTTCTTCCCTCCAATCATCTCAAACCTGCAACAGATGACAGAAACATCATAATGCTGtgtgaacagaaacacacacacacatacacacacacacacacacacacacacacacacacacaaacatatttatgcTGTCCAGCACAAAAAAATTTCAGTTCTCAATGCTTCATTGAAAAGGGAAAACTCACACAATGGCTTTTTTGGCACAGCTACTGCTGGTCCATCTGTAAGATACCACCCGCTTTAAAGGGATCCTCATGGTCATTAAATGAGAGCAGCAGTCAGAGACAATCAGTCCTTGGGGACCAACTGAAATGTAACATACACCAAATTAGACCCGGGAAAGAACTTTTCACAACTTCAACGACATTTACAGTGACGGACACTTTTCAAGAGATAAAATGAATCCTGAAAGCCAAATAGATGAGTACTATCATTCTGTGCCAGTTTTAAAGAGTAAGATATTACAGATACTCACAAGCAGAGGTCAGCTGTAGAGAGAAGAGCAGCACCAGAAGTGACAGAGTTATCAGCTTCCTCATTCTTACTGGAATTTTCTggtctcacagagagaaatatgtagCTTCAGACAACTGATGGTCCCTAGACTTTGTAAGAGAAGGTGGTTGTGAGGAGTAGCTCTTGTCTTGTCCATTATATAGGGAGAGGGGTGGActtggagaagagagaaagtccCCTCACTTTGATTCTTTGGATCCATCAGTGATCACCTCTTTCtgtgaacacagcacagagcaaagGGCCAGTTTAGCTCTTCCTCTTTTGTTCATGGAAAGGCGACTTTTTCGGGTATTGTTCTGCTTCCAGCCATAGACTGATCGTTCCATGGCAATCTCCACAAGTTCTTACACTGTCAGCTTTCTAGGAATGCACACAATGGGAGCAGCTGTACAACTTCACTGTACTTTGTTGGAGAAATTACACCATCAGGTTTCCAGTTTAGATTGCTCCTCCTGGGCTATGTCATGAAGTGCACAAGGCACAGTGCAAGGCTTGGAGAATTCTGACACTGCTTTCTCAACCACATGTAATTTTGACTGGCTGCTTTTAAGAGTGTTTATCAGAGCTTTGAACACAGAAGTGTATCTGGCACACACATTATTTACTCTTTCTGGAGTCACTCTGTTTACTCTTGATGAGTGTACTTTCAACTGGCTGATCCAGTCTCTGCCCATTATTAAGGCAGGACCATTACCGTTTACAACCAAGGACTCTAGGATCCTTTTGCTATCCATATACTTCACCTCGGGTGTGAATTTACCTTTCAGCCCTA
Proteins encoded in this region:
- the LOC115822803 gene encoding monocyte chemotactic protein 1B-like encodes the protein MRKLITLSLLVLLFSLQLTSAFGPQGLIVSDCCSHLMTMRIPLKRVVSYRWTSSSCAKKAIVFEMIGGKKICVDPEVSWVSGHVATVDKRKNAKNDF